The Caballeronia sp. Lep1P3 genome window below encodes:
- the rsmD gene encoding 16S rRNA (guanine(966)-N(2))-methyltransferase RsmD, translated as MPRPAATRSPHSAAAGRAPARGGKPHTIRIIGGNWKRTPLPVLDLDGLRPTPDRVRETLFNWLGQDLDGLRCLDLFAGSGALGFEAASRGAARVLMVERNARAAAQLRANQQRLDARNIEIAEADALRLAAGLAPGSFDVIFLDPPFGDEALLARALDVAAPLAAPDGAIYVECGDPLEPARIDALSGWSVVREGKAGAVRYHLLRRQNEE; from the coding sequence ATGCCCCGTCCCGCCGCTACACGTTCGCCTCATTCCGCCGCTGCTGGCCGCGCTCCGGCGCGCGGCGGCAAGCCGCATACGATCCGCATCATCGGCGGAAACTGGAAGCGCACGCCGCTGCCCGTGCTCGATCTCGACGGCCTGCGCCCGACACCCGATCGCGTGCGCGAGACGCTCTTCAACTGGCTCGGCCAGGACCTCGACGGCCTGCGCTGCCTCGATCTATTCGCGGGCAGCGGCGCGCTCGGTTTCGAGGCGGCGTCGCGGGGCGCTGCGCGCGTGCTGATGGTCGAGCGTAACGCGCGCGCCGCCGCGCAATTGCGCGCGAACCAGCAACGGCTCGACGCGCGCAACATCGAGATTGCCGAAGCGGACGCATTGCGACTCGCCGCCGGCCTCGCTCCCGGATCGTTCGACGTGATCTTTCTCGATCCCCCGTTCGGCGACGAAGCGCTGCTCGCCCGCGCGCTCGACGTTGCCGCGCCGCTTGCCGCGCCCGACGGTGCGATCTACGTGGAATGCGGCGATCCGCTGGAACCGGCGCGCATCGACGCGCTATCGGGCTGGAGCGTCGTGCGCGAGGGGAAAGCCGGGGCGGTTCGCTATCATTTGCTGCGTCGTCAAAATGAGGAATAA
- the ftsY gene encoding signal recognition particle-docking protein FtsY, producing MFSFFKRFKKPADAPPETSADETTEAAEDEEASAPDLAHEAANEAANDTAIEAELEREPAVDAAIPPEAPPPADPAPAEESATPAASGQAKPYWQGRTQSQWLRAPETDEASEEIVPPPEPDAAARKSWISRLRHGLSKTSSSLTGIFVGAKIDEDLYEELETALLMSDAGVDATEYLLESLREKVRTERLTDASQVKAALRALLVDLLRPLEKSLMLGRAQPLVMMIAGVNGVGKTTSIGKLAKHLQSFNQSVLLAAGDTFRAAAREQLTVWGERNNVTVIAQESGDAAAVIFDAVGAARARKIDVMMADTAGRLPTQLHLMEELRKVRRVVAKAMPDAPHEVLLVIDANTGQNALAQVKAFDDALGLTGLIVTKLDGTAKGGILAAIARQRPIPVYFIGVGEKVEDLQPFKADEFADALLG from the coding sequence ATGTTCAGCTTTTTCAAACGATTCAAAAAGCCGGCTGACGCGCCGCCCGAGACGTCCGCCGACGAGACGACCGAAGCCGCCGAGGACGAGGAAGCGTCCGCGCCTGACCTCGCGCACGAGGCCGCGAACGAGGCCGCGAACGACACCGCGATCGAGGCGGAACTGGAGCGCGAGCCGGCCGTCGACGCCGCGATTCCGCCCGAAGCGCCGCCGCCCGCCGATCCCGCGCCCGCGGAAGAATCCGCGACGCCCGCCGCAAGCGGACAGGCGAAGCCGTATTGGCAGGGCCGCACGCAGTCGCAATGGCTGCGCGCGCCCGAAACCGACGAGGCGAGCGAAGAAATCGTGCCGCCGCCAGAGCCGGACGCCGCCGCGCGCAAGTCGTGGATTTCGCGGCTGCGGCACGGCCTGTCGAAAACGAGTTCCAGCCTGACCGGGATTTTCGTCGGCGCGAAGATCGACGAAGACCTGTACGAAGAACTCGAAACCGCGCTGCTGATGTCCGACGCCGGCGTGGACGCCACCGAATATCTGCTCGAATCGCTGCGCGAAAAAGTGCGCACGGAACGGCTGACGGACGCCTCGCAGGTGAAGGCCGCGTTGCGTGCGCTGCTCGTCGATCTGCTGCGTCCGCTCGAGAAATCGCTGATGCTGGGCCGCGCGCAGCCGCTCGTCATGATGATCGCGGGCGTGAACGGCGTCGGCAAGACGACGAGCATCGGCAAGCTGGCCAAGCATTTGCAGAGCTTCAACCAGTCGGTGCTGCTCGCCGCCGGCGATACGTTCCGCGCCGCCGCGCGCGAACAGCTCACCGTCTGGGGCGAGCGCAACAACGTGACGGTCATCGCGCAGGAAAGCGGCGATGCCGCCGCGGTCATCTTCGATGCGGTCGGCGCGGCGCGCGCGCGCAAGATCGACGTGATGATGGCCGACACCGCCGGCCGGCTACCGACACAGCTTCATCTCATGGAAGAGTTGCGCAAGGTCCGGCGCGTCGTTGCGAAGGCGATGCCCGACGCGCCGCATGAAGTGCTGCTCGTCATCGATGCGAACACCGGTCAGAACGCGCTCGCGCAAGTGAAGGCATTCGACGACGCGCTCGGACTCACCGGCCTCATCGTGACGAAGCTGGACGGCACCGCGAAAGGCGGCATCCTCGCCGCCATCGCGCGGCAGCGGCCGATTCCGGTGTACTTCATCGGCGTCGGCGAAAAGGTCGAAGATTTGCAGCCCTTCAAGGCCGACGAATTCGCCGACGCTCTGCTCGGCTGA
- a CDS encoding LysE/ArgO family amino acid transporter, protein MTAAVSAGALSSYLAGAGLGASLIVAIGAQNAFVLRQGLKRRHVGIVVAICAFIDVMLIALGVGGMGALIARAPFLLEVIRWAGAAFVFLYGLRAFLAAWRGPGHLDASDGDSQTAMGAASTVLALSLLNPHVYLDTVVLLGGIGARHAWPGSAWFAAGAMCSSIVWFTALGYGARLLEPWFQKDVSWRVLDVIVGCVMWWIAAALVFSR, encoded by the coding sequence ATGACGGCGGCGGTTTCTGCGGGAGCGCTGTCGAGTTATCTGGCGGGCGCGGGACTGGGGGCGAGCCTGATCGTCGCGATCGGCGCGCAGAACGCGTTCGTGCTGCGGCAAGGCTTGAAGCGGCGGCATGTGGGCATCGTCGTGGCGATTTGCGCGTTCATCGATGTCATGCTGATCGCGCTGGGCGTCGGCGGAATGGGCGCGCTCATCGCGCGTGCGCCGTTTCTGCTGGAAGTGATTCGCTGGGCGGGCGCGGCGTTCGTGTTTCTTTACGGCCTGCGCGCCTTTCTCGCGGCATGGCGCGGACCGGGCCACCTGGACGCCTCCGACGGCGATTCGCAAACGGCAATGGGCGCGGCGTCCACGGTGCTCGCGCTGTCGCTGCTGAACCCGCACGTCTATCTCGATACCGTCGTGCTGCTGGGCGGCATCGGCGCGCGCCACGCGTGGCCGGGCAGCGCGTGGTTCGCGGCGGGCGCGATGTGTTCGTCGATCGTGTGGTTCACGGCGCTCGGCTACGGCGCGCGGCTTCTGGAGCCGTGGTTCCAGAAAGACGTCTCGTGGCGCGTGCTCGATGTGATCGTGGGCTGCGTGATGTGGTGGATTGCGGCGGCGCTGGTGTTCTCGCGCTAA
- the maiA gene encoding maleylacetoacetate isomerase: protein MKLYSYFRSSAAYRVRIALNLKGLDYEYEAVHLLREGGQQLKPEYRAVNPDGIVPALVDGGDVLTQSLAILEYLEETHPEPPMLPRGPSDRAFVRSVALQIACEIHPLDNLRVLKYLKHQVKVPDEAKDAWYRHWVEAGFATLEKRLAGDSRVGKLTFGDTPTIADLCIVPQVFNARRFGIDLAPYPTIERIADYANGIDAFARAAPAQQPDAE from the coding sequence ATGAAGCTGTACAGCTACTTTCGCAGCTCGGCTGCGTATCGCGTGCGTATCGCGCTGAATCTCAAGGGCCTCGATTACGAATACGAGGCCGTCCATCTTCTGCGCGAAGGCGGCCAGCAACTGAAGCCGGAATATCGCGCGGTCAATCCAGACGGCATCGTGCCGGCGCTCGTCGATGGCGGCGACGTCCTCACGCAGTCGCTCGCGATCCTCGAGTATCTCGAAGAGACGCATCCCGAGCCGCCGATGCTGCCGCGCGGTCCGTCCGATCGCGCGTTCGTGCGCTCGGTCGCGCTGCAGATCGCGTGCGAAATCCATCCGCTCGACAATCTGCGCGTGCTCAAGTACCTGAAGCATCAGGTGAAGGTGCCGGACGAAGCGAAGGACGCGTGGTATCGGCATTGGGTGGAAGCGGGCTTCGCCACGCTCGAAAAGCGGCTCGCCGGCGATTCGCGCGTCGGCAAGCTGACTTTCGGCGATACGCCGACCATCGCCGATCTGTGCATCGTGCCGCAAGTGTTTAACGCGCGGCGCTTTGGCATCGACCTCGCGCCTTATCCGACGATCGAGCGCATCGCCGACTACGCCAACGGAATCGACGCCTTTGCGCGGGCTGCGCCGGCACAACAGCCGGACGCGGAATGA
- a CDS encoding fumarylacetoacetate hydrolase family protein, producing the protein MTYVFPPAPAAAVPVAGSSEQFPVRRVYCVGRNYEAHAREMGHDPDREPPFFFSKPADAVLYVAPGATGEFPYPPQTKNLHFEMELVAAIGKQGKDIPAGQALDYVYGYALGLDMTRRDLQAEAKKLGRPWDTAKGFDHSAPLGPIHPVSKVGHLEKSAIWLTVNGAEKQRSDISQLIWSVGETIAYLSTLFELFPGDLIFTGTPEGVGAVVKGDLLTGGVDGIGEFSVRVV; encoded by the coding sequence ATGACTTACGTGTTTCCCCCGGCGCCGGCAGCGGCCGTGCCGGTTGCGGGTTCCAGCGAGCAGTTTCCCGTGCGCCGCGTCTACTGCGTCGGACGCAACTACGAAGCGCACGCGCGCGAAATGGGCCACGATCCGGATCGCGAGCCGCCTTTCTTCTTCAGCAAGCCCGCCGATGCCGTGCTGTACGTCGCACCCGGCGCGACGGGCGAATTCCCTTATCCGCCGCAGACTAAAAACCTGCACTTCGAGATGGAGCTCGTCGCGGCCATCGGCAAACAGGGCAAGGATATTCCCGCCGGCCAGGCGCTCGACTACGTGTACGGCTACGCGCTCGGCCTCGACATGACGCGTCGCGACCTGCAAGCCGAAGCGAAGAAGCTCGGCCGTCCGTGGGATACCGCGAAAGGCTTCGATCATTCCGCGCCGCTCGGCCCGATCCATCCGGTATCGAAGGTCGGGCATCTGGAAAAAAGCGCGATCTGGCTCACCGTCAACGGAGCGGAAAAGCAGCGCTCGGACATCTCGCAACTGATCTGGTCCGTGGGCGAAACCATCGCCTATCTCTCGACGCTCTTCGAACTCTTTCCCGGCGATCTCATCTTCACCGGCACGCCCGAAGGCGTCGGCGCGGTCGTGAAGGGCGATCTCCTGACGGGCGGCGTGGACGGCATCGGCGAATTCTCAGTGCGCGTCGTATGA
- the ybiB gene encoding DNA-binding protein YbiB, translated as MTDIPAPSFSCARYIKEIGRGPNGARALSRDDTYSLYEAMLDGRVSDIELGAVLLAYRVKGETAAELAAMLAAAHASFEPLHVQEGREHARPVSIPSYNGARKQPNLTPLLALLLAREGVPVLVHGVADDPSRVTSAEIFAELGIPHRASRDEIEDNLASRRLAFAPIDSLAPKLARLLELRRVMGVRNSTHTLVKILQPFAEPGLRLVNYTHPEYRDSLTQLFTEHPEAAQGGALLARGTEGEAVADTRRQVQIDWFHDGRAETLVSSERSQADAPAIELPESLDAATTARWIEDVMRGDVPVPPAVARQVELIADIVRKPV; from the coding sequence ATGACCGACATTCCAGCCCCTTCTTTCTCCTGCGCACGCTATATCAAGGAAATCGGCCGCGGCCCCAACGGCGCGCGCGCGCTGTCCCGCGACGACACCTACTCGCTCTACGAGGCCATGCTCGACGGCCGCGTGTCCGATATCGAACTGGGCGCGGTGCTGCTCGCCTATCGCGTCAAGGGCGAGACCGCCGCCGAACTCGCCGCGATGCTCGCGGCAGCGCATGCTTCGTTCGAGCCGCTACACGTTCAGGAAGGCCGCGAACATGCGCGTCCGGTGTCGATCCCGAGCTATAACGGCGCGCGCAAGCAACCGAACCTGACGCCGCTGCTCGCGCTCCTGCTCGCGCGCGAGGGCGTGCCGGTGCTCGTGCACGGCGTCGCCGACGACCCCAGCCGCGTGACGAGCGCCGAGATCTTCGCGGAACTCGGCATCCCGCACAGGGCATCGCGCGATGAAATCGAGGACAACCTCGCGTCGCGCCGGCTCGCCTTCGCGCCGATCGACTCGCTCGCGCCCAAGCTCGCACGTTTGCTCGAACTGCGGCGCGTGATGGGCGTGCGCAACTCGACGCACACGCTCGTCAAGATTCTTCAGCCGTTCGCGGAACCGGGGCTGAGGCTCGTCAACTATACGCATCCGGAGTATCGCGACAGCCTGACGCAGCTTTTCACCGAGCATCCGGAGGCCGCGCAAGGCGGCGCGCTGCTTGCGCGCGGGACCGAAGGCGAAGCTGTCGCCGACACGCGCCGTCAGGTGCAGATCGACTGGTTTCACGACGGCCGCGCCGAAACGCTCGTCTCATCCGAACGTTCGCAGGCGGATGCGCCCGCCATCGAACTGCCGGAATCACTCGATGCGGCGACCACCGCGCGCTGGATCGAAGACGTGATGCGCGGCGATGTGCCCGTGCCGCCGGCGGTTGCGCGTCAGGTCGAACTGATCGCGGATATCGTGCGCAAGCCGGTCTAG
- the leuA gene encoding 2-isopropylmalate synthase — MMPSPAAKYRPFPQVRLQGRRWPNRTIEKAPVWMSTDLRDGNQSLIEPMSIAAKLEFFEMLVATGFKEIEVGFPSASQTDFDFVRTLIDEKRIPDDVTIEVLVQSRRELIERTFQAVEGAGKVIVHLYNAIAPSFRRIVFNQSKEEVKALAVEGTRIIKECAAARPGTRWTYQYSPETFSMTELPFAREVCDAVAQMWRPTPDHKMIVNLPATVEAATPNVFADQIEWMDRNLGFRDSIVLSVHPHNDRGTAVAAAELALLAGAERVEGCLFGNGERTGNVDLVTLALNLYTQGVDPGLDFSDIDAVRRVVERCNRLPVHPRHPYAGDLVFTAFSGSHQDAIRKGFAQRVPGTPWDVPYLPIDPADLGRSYDAVIRVNSQSGKGGATYLLERGLGFTPPRRVQIEFSHAVQALADASGEEITGDAICALFKREYFDAGGEVSRVDASTLSAFGRRIAMPSASNVASEEHYAQAAASCLDVGAGVSWFESTLTASGDTAVFVGCRFGDEPTRFGVAVHANPALAIVDAVVSAVNRSKRIVENRRQDEAVEA, encoded by the coding sequence ATGATGCCGAGCCCCGCCGCGAAATACCGTCCGTTCCCGCAAGTCCGTCTGCAAGGCCGCCGCTGGCCGAACCGCACGATCGAGAAAGCGCCCGTCTGGATGAGCACCGATCTGCGCGACGGCAATCAGTCGCTGATCGAGCCGATGAGCATTGCCGCCAAGCTCGAATTCTTCGAGATGCTGGTCGCGACGGGGTTCAAGGAAATCGAGGTGGGGTTCCCGTCGGCATCGCAGACGGATTTCGACTTCGTTCGCACGCTGATCGACGAGAAGCGCATTCCCGATGACGTGACCATCGAAGTGCTCGTGCAGTCGCGCCGCGAGCTGATCGAGCGCACGTTCCAGGCGGTCGAAGGCGCGGGCAAGGTGATCGTGCATCTGTACAACGCGATCGCGCCGTCGTTCCGACGGATCGTCTTCAATCAGTCGAAAGAAGAGGTGAAGGCGCTCGCCGTCGAAGGCACGCGCATCATCAAGGAATGCGCGGCGGCGCGGCCCGGCACGCGCTGGACTTACCAGTATTCGCCCGAGACGTTCAGCATGACGGAGTTGCCGTTCGCGCGCGAAGTCTGCGATGCCGTCGCGCAAATGTGGCGTCCGACGCCCGATCACAAGATGATCGTGAACCTGCCCGCGACGGTCGAAGCGGCGACGCCCAATGTGTTCGCCGACCAGATCGAGTGGATGGACCGCAATCTCGGCTTTCGCGACAGCATCGTGTTGTCGGTGCATCCGCATAACGATCGCGGCACGGCGGTCGCCGCGGCCGAGCTGGCGCTGCTCGCGGGCGCCGAACGCGTCGAAGGGTGTCTCTTCGGCAACGGCGAGCGCACGGGCAATGTCGATCTCGTGACGCTCGCGCTGAATCTCTACACGCAAGGCGTCGATCCCGGCCTCGATTTCTCGGACATTGATGCGGTGCGCCGCGTCGTCGAGCGCTGCAATCGGCTTCCGGTGCATCCGCGCCATCCGTATGCCGGCGATCTCGTATTCACCGCGTTTTCCGGTTCGCATCAGGACGCGATCCGCAAGGGGTTCGCGCAGCGCGTGCCCGGCACGCCGTGGGACGTGCCGTACTTGCCCATCGATCCCGCCGATCTCGGCCGCAGCTACGACGCCGTGATTCGCGTGAACAGTCAGTCCGGCAAGGGCGGCGCGACGTATCTGCTCGAGCGCGGGCTCGGCTTTACGCCGCCACGCCGCGTGCAGATCGAGTTCAGCCACGCGGTGCAGGCGCTCGCCGACGCATCCGGCGAGGAAATCACCGGCGACGCGATCTGCGCCCTCTTCAAGCGCGAATATTTCGATGCGGGCGGTGAGGTTTCGCGCGTCGATGCGTCGACGCTCTCGGCGTTCGGACGGCGCATCGCGATGCCTTCTGCATCGAACGTCGCGAGCGAGGAGCACTACGCGCAGGCGGCGGCCTCGTGTCTCGATGTGGGCGCGGGCGTGAGCTGGTTCGAATCGACGCTGACGGCGAGCGGCGATACGGCGGTGTTCGTCGGCTGCCGCTTCGGCGACGAACCGACGCGCTTCGGCGTCGCGGTGCACGCGAATCCGGCGCTCGCGATCGTCGATGCGGTGGTGAGCGCGGTCAATCGCTCGAAGCGGATCGTGGAGAACCGGCGGCAGGACGAGGCGGTGGAAGCCTGA